The genomic window CAGAAGCAGACTAAATTATGCAATAGATGCAAATCCTGCTTGCATATTATAAAgtatttttatacatattttaaaaataaaaagcctggCAGTATGTACGTCCCTGGTATCAGCCCCTCGCTAAAAGGAAAGGAATTCCCTGTGGACTGACTTTGCTGAGCATTACCAGTAGTTCTGGAGAACACCAGTGAGACAACCGAAAAACTGACAAAGATGCagaaactattttattttatttaagaagtTTTAAAAATCTGCCTTTCAACAAGATGCTTCAGAGCTTTGAAGCAAGAATATAATCAAGAACAACAAAatgtaaattaataaaacaagCAGTAGTAAACATTGAATACAGTCAAATAAGCATTTTAAAGAGCAGTGGTAAGTGGTCCAGCTGGTATATTCAGCAGCTGAGATCTGATCTGATCCAGAACAAGTTCCCGGAACTTTCTTACAGGAGATGATTCTGCCATCTTTGGGGTATAATGGAAAACACCCTCTTTGTCATTGCCACTGATTTTACAGAAATAGGTAgagtagtaaaaaaaaacccaccaaaaaaaCTCCACCACCACTTGTGAACACAAGAAAACAAGCGATATTATATAAATGTAAAATCCCTTGTTTATAGACCATGGTAGTACAACTAGTTTATGCTGTTATAGGAGGAGGAGGCTTTCATCAGTTGCACCTTGCAGCAgatacactttttttaaaatgtgggaagACCCCACATCAGTAGGCCATCAATACAACTGAAGGCAACGGCACTTAAATTTCTGCAGACCTGCATCTAAATAATGATTTAATATTGATGGTAAGGGCCTCTTCTTCCTATTCCCCATTTCTTTCCTCTAATAATCTATTTAGGTTAACAATTTgtaagatacatttttttaaaggtatgtgCTGGCAGAATGGAGTTGGATCCAGTGATCCTGTCGTCTGCTAATAGAAAAgggcagctgtttttttttttttaaccagcctcccccccttccctccagtCTACTCCAGAACAGCATaggtgaccgggggggggggggctgcaaggattggaagaaattgcCCTTCCATTGGATTGAAGTCCCTTGTGTTCACAGAAATGTTGTTTCTGGGGAAAGAAGGTAACCTTTGGGTCCAGCCTATGCTTTGCTCTAGGTGCTTCCTATTATTTGGGACAGAATTTGTTTTGATCAAGAATGCACATacgtatgtaaaaaaaaaatgtaaatgcgTGTGCAAACCTCACGATAATATAGCTAAAGTGACTGAATCTTTTAGATCACTCTTCTGAGGTGCCTGAGAAACTTGTCCAGGATCGGTTCCGGAAACTTGGGCTCTTCCCTGAAGCCTTCAGCTCGATCCATTACAAAGGAACAAGGACACATAACCCCCCAACGGATTTCTCTGGGCTCAGGCATGCCGTGGAGCAGCAGCTGGAAAATAATACGACCCGTTCTCCCCGGCCTCCTGGAGTTATCTACAAGGCACTCAAAGTAAGTGTAATGGTGAATCACTGTTCCTCTATACAAGGGCCACAGATTCCGTCGCCACAGCCAGAAGCTGTGGGGGCAGGTGGCTATATTTCAAATTGCAGATCCCTCCAGTTTCATTCTTAGTTGTTCTAAGGGACCTGATGGCAATcaaaattcaccccccccccaatcccaatgCAGGGTCATCCACACTCCTCCTATCCATGGAGCAACTCCCATAAtataaaacaaacagcaaaaaacaaGAGTAGACAGTGTATCAGAACTCCTGAAGAGTAGGCAGACCCAGAACAGTACAGCAAGTGAGCCATGCCAAGAGAAAATGGACACCCCGCCTCCAGTTAGGCTGACACTGAGAGAAATTGAGGACATTGGCAGGCTTACAACTAACACTGAGGGCTGATTGGTACTTATTGACTATTCCAGTTGCCCAGGGCATATCAGCTTCTGTgagttgttttcttcttttaaaaaaaagccagaaGAAACTTTGGTCTATGTTTGTGGAGTAGGTGAAAAAAGTACTTTATCAAGCCCATGTCTCTTCAATACTTTCCCTCAGTGTTTGCAAATGTAGTTTCTACAGACACTGCGCTTCTACTAGTAGTAATGCACCATAAATGGCTAGGCAGGACTAAGCTGCTGTAGTACAATGGAAAGATCCTTCTTGTTGCCAGGGTAACTGAGAGTCAGGACATGGTCTCCAGGCAACAACCTATTCTCTGACTTGCCTTGATTTTTTCCTCAGTTTCCTTAAATGGTTTTTCATCTGTAGATAGCAAAGATGTAACATCTGGAACTAGTGGAGGTCAAGAGCACAGCTCTTCAGGGGACAATGTAAGAGTCTGAGTGGCTGACAGGGAAAGTGAGCAAATGCTTGAGTGTTTTAAAATGAGGATGGATATGTTTTTGGAGGAgagagtttatatatatatatacaattagAAGTTTTACTGCAACACATCCTCCACTGAGCGTTTATTATACAATTAGATCTTTCTCATGTAATGAGAAGATATGTTTTTTTTACTTCTTCCCTACAACCCCTGATCTAACACATAAGAGGCGCTTCACGCTCCTTTACCGTTCcataaaagttgtttttttgaTGTCCCTCTAGCTCTATACTCattgctgttttctctctctgtgttctgCAGGCACTGAGTGACAGGTTCTGCGGTGAGATCCCAGATGATCAGATGGCCCACAGCTCCTTCTTTCCAGACGAGTATTTCACCTGTTCCTCCGTATGTCTCAGCTGCGGGTAGGTGGAATGTGAAGAACACTCTTTGAATAAGATCTACAGTGTCAGAATTATGCTATTTATTACAATATAATGACCATGTTACAAGCACCCCAGTCATTGCCCATTTTAAATAGGGAGTTGCCAGTGTCACTGTTAAATAAAAATTGGGTGAGAAATTCTGCGGTTGGTTATTCATGTTGGGAATTTGCTTTGTTTCTTGTGTTGTTGGGAGAACACTGTTTCCAAAACGATCTTATTATCTTTAAATAAAACCCAACATTACTGTATATACATTTAGTGTGTAAGGCATTGGGTAACATCATAAACCTGGAATCTATATAACCGGGGGTGGGGAACCACTCTTAGCTGGTGGGCCAGATCCAATTGTAACCAACAACCCATGCGCCACATTTGACAAGTGGGCAGGGTTGCCCATCTGCCAGTCATCTGACATAAGGTTGATCTGACTCCCAGCTGAAGCAGTGTGGCTTGTATGTGGCTTGTAATTGTAAACAGCAACAACTGCAAAAGCCACAACTGCAAAAGAACGATTGGGAGCCTTAGAGATTCACTGGGGAGCTTCCAGTCAGTCTTCCTTCTGAGTATTTATGTGCTTTGCTTTGAAACTCCAGATGTGGATGTAAAAACAGCATGAACCATTCAAAAGAAGGGGTGCCTCATGAAGCCAAGAATCGGTGTAGATACACCCATCAGTACGATAACAGAGTGTATACATGCAAGGTGAGTGGAGCAAGCGAAAGAGAGCTTCTGGTACTGGAGGTTGACAAGAAGAGCCTGCATAGCTTATAACCTGCTAAGATTAATGTAGCCCATCAATCCATGTATTGTAGCTTGCAAGGTGCTTTTCAACCTGTGATGGGTATTCCCTGTGTTTTTGAAGTTTTGTCAACTTACCTGAAGAGGTTAAGCAGCAAACTCTGCATCCCCCTCCCTCTGTACATTACACAACCCATGTATGTttgcagttggaggcagaaacAAGAGGATCTCTGAGCCTCTGCTGGGCTGTGAGTTCACTTTGGTGGCTCAAAGGTTTCACAGCTTTGAGCTAGAAAGAACTAGGGTTTTCCCTGGCCCGTTTTCTGGCACCCACTGTCTACTGAAGAACAGTAAGTTCCTAGTTTTAATGCTGTTCATGTTTTCGTGCGTATGTTCAAACCATGCCATTCCTCGTTGCCTCCATTTTGGGAGAACTAACGCATAACTCTTCATTGTATGGGGAAGGCATGGACTTTGAGATCTGAAGATAAGTCATTTTAATTGATATTTTGCATTCCAGGCCTGTTATGAACGTGGGAATGAAGTTAGAGTGGTGCCCAAAACATCCGCTTCCACTGATTCCCCTTGGATGGGACTTGCCAAGTATGCCTGGTCAGGGTGAGTACAGGAGCAGAGGAGCTGTTTCCCCCCTTCAACTTTCCCTGCTCCTATTCTCTTCATTTGGATCATGCTCGAGTGACCAGCTCTTCTTCCTTCCTGACTGCAGGTATGTGATCGAGTGCCCCAACTGCGGAGTTGTGTACCGCAGCCGACAGTACTGGTTTGGCAACCAAGACCCTGTGGATACCGTGGTGAGGACAGAAATTGTGCACATCTGGCCAGGTGTAAGTCCTCTTGCATATGTTTGTTTCTTGTCCTTTTAATTGAAGGGGAAACGATTAGGCTGCCACAGTAGCAGGCGTTCCACCCCTGTTGTGTTAAATCATCCCATTTCAGGAGATGTTGGCGATGAGAGAAGTTTTACATGCCCAGGTCATTAAAGCCAAGTTTGATGCCACCATGTTGTGTCTCGGAGACATGGATTGAGAAATATGTAAACCGGATCTCTCCCGCCCAGCTTCAAAAAATATTTCCTGTATTCATCCTGGTTCATCTCCTTACCTCTCCATTAAGATCCACCCCAGTGTGTTTAGGCCACACATTCCAAAGCAAAGAGTGAGAGTAAGGGACCAGAGCCATGCATTAGGATCTTCCATGCCCCTAGACAGAGCTCCTATTTTGAATTCTTTCTAAGGGATTTACACGAAGATATGGGGCGCCCCAGTCAGTAACAGAAGTCTAATTTCCTTATGTGGTTACACCAGTGAGTCACTTCCTTTCTCCAAATAAAAGACAATGtatattctcgaagctactaacatgagtttggccaaactgcgggaggcagtggagaataggcgtgcctggtgtgctctggtccatggggtcacgaagagtcggacacgactgaatgactgaacaacaacaacaacaacaacatattcttcTAATATTTGGTAGAGGTCAGCAGTTCAGCAGCAGGCATGCACAATGAGATGTTAATTGTACTGAATATCCATTTTCTTGCAGACGGATTGCAGTCTGAAAGACAACAACAATGCTGCTCAGCGCCTCATAGATGGGATGAACTTTATGGCACAATCAGTGTCTGAACTGAGCCTGGGACCCACAAAAGCAGTGACCTCTTGGCTGACGGATCAAATTGCTCCAGCCTACTGGAAACCCAATTCCCAGATTCTGGTATCTAGCAGTCATCATACTTGCATGCCGATGAGAagcccctttcctttccccaacTTCTCTTTCTCCAAAGAGATGAAATAATGGTTCATTGCTTGGTTAAATGCCTCTGTTGTGTTCTAAAAAATCTGTTGCCTCCAGCAGACACAGTGAGCAGTTTCCCCCTTTGAGGGCTCTCACTCTCCTGCTTCCCAccagggaaaaagaaagaagcctTTCTGCTCAAGGCTCAACAGCTGTGCCACAGACACCTCTGACGCAAGTGCCAATCCTGAGCCTCATGACAAAATGAAATGTGTCCACCGTGTGGTTAGCTCTGAGGCTGCAGTAGATGCGGGGTGGAGCTTACCTTGGcccacccaatattttattcaagttggcactcctggtccacacacacacacacacactgccatatCAGGTGTAGGAACAAGTGGCTATGGCTTGAGTTCCCTGCTGGCCAGATGCTCCCACCACCAGTTTAGCTGACTGAGAGACTACCAATACCTCTTCACCCTCCTTTCACCAAACTACTTAGTCCAATGGCTTGTGTCGTGTTTTTTATCTCCTTCAGAATTGCAGAAAGTGTGGCATCTCTTTTAAAGATAATGACACCAAACACCATTGTCGGGCTTGTGGAGAAGGTTTCTGTGATGGTTGTTCATCCAAGACCCGCCCTGTCCCCGAACGTGGCTGGGGCCCCGCACCTGTGCGAGTATGCGATGGCTGCTATGACGGCAGGGGCGTTCAGTTAGGTAATCCCATCCTGACCATAGTAGGTGTGTGAACCAAAGGGGGGAACCTATaacttttgtgtttgtgtatcaTGTTGTGATTTTAAATGCTTGCCACTGTTGCCTTTTGTCATCTCTCAGCTGAGATTGAGGTCAGGCCATGTGAGATGTTGAAGATCTGTGATTGGATGTCTTGCTTTGATTCTTCaaaagcagccatgggggccCTGAATTGGATCGGGGTGGCATCACTGGAGGAAGCTGTTAACCTGTGCTATTTGCATCATCCAAACAATGTGtgcagaacctttggccctccacctgttgtggaactacaactcccatcaaccccagcaagcatggccagtggctagggatgatgggaattgtagctcagcaacatctggagggccaaaggcttccCAACACCTGATCTAAATACACTCCAAAGTCACTATTTGCCCCATGGGTGGGAGAATGTTCTGATATAGGGCCTTCTGGTTGCTTATGAAATAAATCGGGGGGATCTAGTTGTGGATTTCCAACATCTCATCTCTTTCATTAGAGgttttaagcagaagctgggtGGCCATCTATAAGGGATGTTGTAGCACTGCATTTCCTGCATCAGACAAGATGGTCTCCTGTCCCTTCCAGTTCAGTGATTGGTCTAGTTTGGGCCTGACTCTCACCTGTGGTCCTTCCTGTATCCAAAAGTAGAGGGCAATTCCCACCAAACAGCAGAATAATGTGAAAGCAAAATGAAGGAGCATAATAATAAACTTTAGTTTCCAAATTCCTCAGTGCATTTACAATTGAAGTCTTCTTCCTCCAGGAAAACAACTCACCTAAATTTTAAGAAATCGCTATTCAGATTCAATTAAATCTCCTTCATTTTAACTCTGGAATCAATGGATTTATTCACCGGTTGTAAGAAAATGATCTATTTAATGGCAATAGAGAAGAACAGTGTATATATACTGAGTAGCTTCCCCAGAGGAAGGACGTTGTTGATGCTTTCTCATCATTCTGCTCCTGAAGCTGCTCAGTTCCAAACCGACACTTTCATCATAGTTGTGGGtggttaaaaaaatgttttatatgaaGCTATCTGTTTCATCCAATGAACCCTGTCAGGAGAAGCCCCTCTCCTCGCCCCACCCTTATGCATCAAAATTGGCTTAGAGAAGGGGGGTGTTGGGAGAATCCCCAGTACAGTacacaggggagggggagggacatTGTTTCATCTGGCAAACTGATATGCTTCCAAAGACCGAATGTTTGTAATAATgaaatgttgaattccacccataattTGCATCCCTGATGTCAACACCCAACATGATGGGCAGATGTTTAGGCCTATGGACCCTAGAGAGCTGACTGGGCTGATGCTgtcattctttattttatttttttaatttctgatgAGCACCAAGCTAATTGAACACAGCATCTATCATCTTTTATTACCCCAGAATTCCCAAGGCATTCTGGATTAGTAAAGATGGCAGCAGGCAGATGCTTTGCTCGGCACATTGCTGGGGAGCACCAGGCTGAGTGCTGCCACCCATCTGAGTGGTAGCACTCAGTCTGGTGCTCACTAGAGAGGCCTTGTGGTGCAGTGGTTGCAGCCATTTCTACTTCCTTAATTTTGTGGGGATGGGAGGATAGGGGGAAGCTGGCAAGGGAGCTTGGAGGGCAACCTGCCCAGGGCTATATCAAAGCTGTTTATGACTCTGATAACATACCATTTCAAGACACTTGTGCGTGATTCAAGCTAGGAGAACGTATTATAGAGGTTGCTTATACACCTGTGGATAAATGAGAGTTGATGCAACAACGGGGCATCATGGCGTTTGCACAGGTGAAAAAAATTCAGCAGTGAGCCTGTTGTGAAATGTACCTTCTCCTGCTCCGATCAAACATAGGAGATCCCTGACATTCTGGTTTTCAGCAGATGCTGAATTTGACCGTGTCAATTGGCTAGCCATTCTGTCATTCACAAATCCACTTCCTTCTCAAAAGCAGTTTTATGAAGCTTAAcacataacattattattattaagcactgAACCAATGTTTGAAGAGATGGCTAGCCAAGATCCTTGTGTTTTAggttctctcctccaccccctacCCTGCAAAGCAGGCATCCGCCAGAAGCATAACGTGAGACAGTGCCATTGCAAGAGTGGCAGTGGTGGTAGGGAagaagacaggagtggctggtgCAGTGGGGTGGGACAGAGTGTCAGTGTGGCAAGGACTTCACTGGGGCAATGGTGGGAGTGCCAGACTGGCTCTGTCAGTGAACCCACACATCCCTGTTCTTGCCACTGCCAGTAGCTGGCAGCAGGGCTGCTGTCAGGAAGGCAGCCCTGCTGCATTACCCCACCATGCCAGCCGCTTCTGAAAGCAGAGCTCCCTCCACAGCAGAACAACCTTCCTCCTCTTTGAAGGTATATCTGTTGATTGGCTCAAGGATTCTGTGGCATTACAACTAATTCAAGAACTCCAGTCACCCTTTTATCCCTGGTATAATGGGCATGTTGTTATTTACAGGGTCTCTTGACCTGAAATAAAACAGGGGGATCAAGAACCTGTTTCTCCCATGCTCAGCTCATTTCCAACTCATGCTCATGTAGAAACCATGTCTTTAAGCATGGACAGATAAGTAAGCTGCAGATTGAACAGTTTGTTGCCTAAGCATGAGAAATCATAGCAAATTTCCCTATGACAGTTAGTCCCCTCATCTGCTGCTACCTTGAAAACCTTCATAGTCACACAGGTAGCCTATGCCACTGATAGGGTAGTGAAGCACAATAGTTTTACTCGCACTACTGTGAGGATATAGCTCTGCTTTGTGCCTTGTCCACTTGGCAGTAGCTGAAAGTAAAGGTAACAAGAAAGGTAAATCGTGAGCTTTCATCTCTTCTTACTCATGGATTCTGCCCACAAAACAGTTTTTGGTGGAATCGTCCTGGGGAGGTAGCTTTCGGTGAAGATCTCAGTATGGAAGATCTATGGATTTCAGTCATTGTCCATATTAGGGACCAACCACTGACTGCAGCTGGCTGCAACTTCTGGGGGAACATCAATTTTAATTCTAAATAGAACAGCTGTGACTTAGGCTGGAGTTGTGCCTTTGTCTCTGAGCCCTAACTTCTGTCATGCAGATGTGCCTGAGGCTCCAACCGATGAGGAAGGGGGGACAGTGATTGCCAGGAAGGTTGGTGAAGCTGTGCAGAACACTCTTGGAGCTGTAGTGACTGCCATTGATATCCCATTGGGTAAGTGTTATTGGTGCTTTTAGAAAACTTTTAGCTTCTCAGTTCAGTGGGTATGTATAGAATTGGaggcttttctttccccctcagcAAGTGGCATTTAGTGAAATAAAAGAAGTCCGGTGAAGCAGAAGACCAGGGCTCTCCAggtggcaggtgtggggaatctgcACAGGTACTGccatccttccctctcccccaccaagTTAATGCTAAGATGCAGAGCTTTGCAATAGGTTGTTTTATTCTCTAAACCTGGTTCCCATGCGTAAGGTTGcacccaaaagtgcaagcagGGAAAACAGAAATCTTGAGCTTATCGACAACTTGTTCACTAATCCTTTATAAGCCACAGCCTGAGAATTACTTGAACCATCCTATAGATTAGTCTTAATCCTTCATTAAGGGCAGCAAAAGCAGAGGTGGGTTTTGTACAGTCCTTCCTCCTCTTTGTTGGTAACAAACAGAAATGGTgttgtgggtttcccccctctctgtAGGTCTTGTGAAGGATGCTGCCAGACCTGCCTACTGGGTGCCCGACCATGAAATCTTACACTGccacagttgccagaaggaatTCAATATCAAGCTGTCCAAGCACCACTGCCGTGCCTGTGGCCAGGGTTTCTGTGACGAGTGCTCTCTGGAGCGCAGAGCTGTCCCTTCCCGTGGCTGGGATCATCCTGTCAGAGTCTGCTTTAATTGCAATAAAAAGCCCGGTGACCTTTAACCCTACCTACCTTTCTGGGTCCTCCGTAACACCTTAGCTTCTCAGGGTTAGATAAAACAAAAGTCACCCTTTTTAACCTTTTACAGCCAGAGTGCATGCTCCCGATCTCTGGCCCTTTTTCCCCCATGTGCGGATTTCTATAGGATTGCTGAACAGCTAGTTTTATCAAGTTTTTCATGACTTGGCCAACTTTGGATGTATGGAGAAGCTTGCAGTAAAATGAGGAATCCAAAAATCCAGTGTATTATATACCAGTTTAAAGTATGTATCTCTATATCTATATTATTGAGTATGCTAAGAATGCAGCTGGCTGATGAAGCATTGATGATTTACAATTAAAACAAGCAAAGGTAAATAGAACTGTTTTCTGaaatgtaatggggggggggtcaaacatACAGCTTCTTGAGTGCCTTGGAATTCTTTTGTGTGAAGCATTTTGCTGTTTGTTTACAGCGTCTTAGACTTACAAAGGCTTTGGTTCTATACACCTTGAACTAACCATTGTTCATGCTCCCTGTTTCAGACAGTGAGTCCTAAGCTTTTGGATCTGACCCTTtggaactcccatcacccatatTTATTTTACCCCAGCCGGCTTTTGTTGTGTTTATAGGGCCTTGTCATCCAGAGCTAAGGAGTTTCCTCATGGCTGAAAACAGCCAGAGAAATGAGGAAGCTGCTCTGTACAGGTGCTGCTGCAGAAAGGATGATAAATCTTAGAAGGGCCGTTGCGCTAAATGCAGTCGAAGTATGGGAGGAATCAAACAATGTAACACAAAACTTAAAGCTGGTCTTCTAACAGCTATTTCAGCTTCACTTTGGGCTGATGAGGCCTTATTTCTCTTGTCCACATTCCTCTATGCTTGGTTTTCCTTGTTGATGGgactcttccccttccccctccatcAAAAATCTTCAGGCTAAGAGCAAAGGTAAGTACTAATCGAGACCCACAAACCTGCAGTGTAGTGTTTGCTTAGCATCTTAGTCACTTGTCTTCTGTAAATGGTCCCAAGTATAGATTCTTAGCGGTATCTATGTGAACCACCCTTAAAGCACTCATATAAACCAACTTGGAAAACAGTGATGTACTCCTGATGACATTGGGGGATTGTCTTTTTGGAGGGAGAAAACCCTGCATTGAACCACTTTGAGACACTGATCAAACCACTGAGAAAAATTATTGCATTAGACTTTTATGTGGATCTCTGCTTCCATGACAAGAGACCTTCAGAAGCCCAATCAGTCTGAAGAATGgatccccttctcctttttacTCCTATGAGAATGGCACATTCCCATGGCAGAGATTTGTCGTCACTCATAACAGCTGGAGTTTGGCATGATAGTCAGGCACAATACCCTGGCACTGTTGTTTCTCCCACTTATTAAAATATAACCTTGTATACCTTGATGACTGACCCCTATTTTAGAATTGTAATACGAAATTAAGTGCTATAAAGGACTATCCCTTCTGAACAAGTGTGCTGATTTCTTCTGTATATCTACCTAATCTTGCTGTGTCTTGGGAGGGGAGAGACAGTTTCTGGCTTGCATGCCAAAATGGAACTGGATTATGTAGTAGTACATTCCTGCTGTCTAAACTCTACAGGGATTAATATGTGTTTTGTAACTAGAAGCTGATaggttggggtgtttttttttcaagGGATAGAAGTGGGATTAAGTTATCTTGTAGTGATTTTTCAACCTAGGTAACTGCACTTTGAAGTGTTTTATTTTTGACTCTGTGGTGGAAAATACAAGTGAAACCTGTTGTGTAGTCCATGCCCTCTGTATGTTCTCCATGCATGTAGGTATTCTACCATGTTATTGCACACCCAGAGACCACCCCTGGCATTCCTTGTATAAAATCTTCACTTGTGagcttctgtttcattgacttGTCTGGGTTTTGTTACCACCAC from Lacerta agilis isolate rLacAgi1 chromosome 1, rLacAgi1.pri, whole genome shotgun sequence includes these protein-coding regions:
- the ZFYVE1 gene encoding zinc finger FYVE domain-containing protein 1 isoform X2, encoding MSAQPPTADKGLNTALLCQESYACSGTDEATFECDECGSLQCQRCEEELHRQERLRNHERTRIKAGHVPYCDTCKVASGNIMQSNIINSRQRAAIRCQACKINLCVECQKRTHAGGNKRKHPITVYHGDKSHEEEEGMDEETKRKKMTENVVSFLLVDETEEIQVANEDEFIRKLDCKPDQHVKVVSIFGNTGDGKSHTLNHTFFYGREVFKTSPAQESCTVGVWAAYDPVHKMVVIDTEGLLGATVNLSQRTRLLLKVLAISDLIIYRTHADRLHNDLFKFLGDASEAYLKHFTKELKATTARCGLDVPLSTLGPGVIIFHETVYTQLLGADHSSEVPEKLVQDRFRKLGLFPEAFSSIHYKGTRTHNPPTDFSGLRHAVEQQLENNTTRSPRPPGVIYKALKALSDRFCGEIPDDQMAHSSFFPDEYFTCSSVCLSCGCGCKNSMNHSKEGVPHEAKNRCRYTHQYDNRVYTCKACYERGNEVRVVPKTSASTDSPWMGLAKYAWSGYVIECPNCGVVYRSRQYWFGNQDPVDTVVRTEIVHIWPGTDCSLKDNNNAAQRLIDGMNFMAQSVSELSLGPTKAVTSWLTDQIAPAYWKPNSQILNCRKCGISFKDNDTKHHCRACGEGFCDGCSSKTRPVPERGWGPAPVRVCDGCYDGRGVQLDVPEAPTDEEGGTVIARKVGEAVQNTLGAVVTAIDIPLGLVKDAARPAYWVPDHEILHCHSCQKEFNIKLSKHHCRACGQGFCDECSLERRAVPSRGWDHPVRVCFNCNKKPGDL
- the ZFYVE1 gene encoding zinc finger FYVE domain-containing protein 1 isoform X1, whose protein sequence is MSAQPPTADKGLNTALLCQESYACSGTDEATFECDECGSLQCQRCEEELHRQERLRNHERTRIKAGHVPYCDTCKVASGNIMQSNIINSRQRAAIRCQACKINLCVECQKRTHAGGNKRKHPITVYHGDKSHEEEEGMDEETKRKKMTENVVSFLLVDETEEIQVANEDEFIRKLDCKPDQHVKVVSIFGNTGDGKSHTLNHTFFYGREVFKTSPAQESCTVGVWAAYDPVHKMVVIDTEGLLGATVNLSQRTRLLLKVLAISDLIIYRTHADRLHNDLFKFLGDASEAYLKHFTKELKATTARCGLDVPLSTLGPGVIIFHETVYTQLLGADHSSEVPEKLVQDRFRKLGLFPEAFSSIHYKGTRTHNPPTDFSGLRHAVEQQLENNTTRSPRPPGVIYKALKALSDRFCGEIPDDQMAHSSFFPDEYFTCSSVCLSCGCGCKNSMNHSKEGVPHEAKNRCRYTHQYDNRVYTCKACYERGNEVRVVPKTSASTDSPWMGLAKYAWSGYVIECPNCGVVYRSRQYWFGNQDPVDTVVRTEIVHIWPGTDCSLKDNNNAAQRLIDGMNFMAQSVSELSLGPTKAVTSWLTDQIAPAYWKPNSQILNCRKCGISFKDNDTKHHCRACGEGFCDGCSSKTRPVPERGWGPAPVRVCDGCYDGRGVQLGNPILTIVDVPEAPTDEEGGTVIARKVGEAVQNTLGAVVTAIDIPLGLVKDAARPAYWVPDHEILHCHSCQKEFNIKLSKHHCRACGQGFCDECSLERRAVPSRGWDHPVRVCFNCNKKPGDL